Proteins from one Impatiens glandulifera chromosome 2, dImpGla2.1, whole genome shotgun sequence genomic window:
- the LOC124926348 gene encoding putative ATP synthase protein YMF19 gives MPQLDKFIYFTQFFWSCLFLFTFYIAICNDGDGVLGISRILKLRNQLVSHRDNNIRSNDPKSFEDILRKSLSTGVSYMYSSLFDVSQWCKAVDLLGKRRKKTSFSSFSEISGSRGMERKGSGICRRRRPLFF, from the coding sequence ATGCCTCAACTggataaattcatttattttacacAATTCTTCTGGTCATGCCTTTTCCTCTTTACTTTCTATATTGCCATATGCAATGATGGAGATGGAGTACTTGGGATCAGCAGAATTCTAAAACTACGGAACCAACTGGTTTCACACCGCGATAACAACATTCGGAGCAATGACCCCAAGAGTTTTGAAGATATCTTGAGAAAAAGTTTGAGCACCGGTGTATCCTATATGTACTCCAGTTTATTCGATGTATCCCAATGGTGTAAGGCCGTCGACTTATTGGGAAAAAGGAGGAAAAAaacttctttctcttctttctctgaAATAAGTGGCTCACGAGGAATGGAAAGAAAAGGGTCAGGGATTTGCCGACGGAGGCGACCCCTTTTCTTCTAA